Proteins encoded together in one Pseudomonas sp. Seg1 window:
- a CDS encoding GNAT family N-acetyltransferase, producing MNTVIRNVTAADLDRCYAIETVAYEGDEAATREKIATRIATWPEGFIVAEVDGVVAGFVNSGAAFDVQMSDEAFKELIGHDPAGPNVVIMSVVVHPDYQGQGLAKRLMAEFIDRMRGMDKATIHLMCKEKHIPLYAGFGFAYIKPSESDHGGMAWHEMILTL from the coding sequence ATGAACACCGTCATTCGCAACGTCACCGCTGCCGACCTGGACCGCTGCTACGCCATCGAAACCGTTGCCTATGAAGGCGACGAAGCCGCCACCCGCGAAAAGATCGCCACGCGCATTGCCACCTGGCCCGAGGGCTTTATCGTGGCCGAAGTGGATGGCGTGGTCGCCGGTTTCGTCAACTCGGGCGCGGCGTTTGATGTGCAGATGTCGGACGAGGCGTTCAAGGAACTGATCGGCCACGATCCGGCGGGGCCGAACGTGGTGATCATGTCGGTGGTGGTGCACCCGGATTATCAGGGCCAGGGCCTGGCCAAGCGCTTGATGGCCGAATTCATCGACCGCATGCGCGGGATGGATAAAGCGACGATTCACCTGATGTGCAAGGAAAAGCACATTCCGCTGTATGCCGGGTTTGGCTTCGCCTACATCAAACCGTCCGAGTCCGACCACGGCGGCATGGCGTGGCACGAGATGATCCTGACTCTGTAA
- a CDS encoding GyrI-like domain-containing protein, which produces MDEQKRVEVAEPRFEHGHFLLIAGFRGRFTQDTAKDIPALWEKFLPHLGKIQGQKNEVTYGVCSNFDGKGGFDYIAGVEISKLDDLDQKVYQWVEVLPRQYAVFEHKGPLDQLPQTLQYIYKTWLPSSHYVELNAPELERYSADFNPKLHTGKLEICVPVDSKRA; this is translated from the coding sequence ATGGATGAGCAAAAACGCGTCGAAGTGGCTGAACCTCGCTTCGAACATGGACACTTTCTGCTGATTGCAGGTTTTCGCGGTCGATTTACCCAAGACACCGCAAAGGACATCCCCGCGCTGTGGGAAAAGTTCTTGCCGCACCTGGGAAAGATTCAGGGACAAAAAAACGAAGTGACCTACGGGGTTTGCAGCAACTTCGACGGCAAGGGTGGCTTCGATTACATCGCCGGGGTGGAAATCAGCAAACTCGATGACCTCGACCAGAAGGTCTACCAGTGGGTCGAAGTGCTGCCCCGGCAGTACGCGGTGTTTGAACACAAAGGGCCGCTCGATCAGTTGCCGCAGACCCTGCAATACATCTACAAAACCTGGCTGCCAAGCTCTCACTACGTGGAACTCAACGCCCCTGAGCTGGAACGCTACAGCGCCGATTTCAATCCGAAGCTGCACACCGGCAAGCTGGAAATCTGCGTGCCGGTCGACAGCAAAAGAGCCTGA
- a CDS encoding LysE family transporter encodes MEFTSGFLLSLSLCLDIGVANIAMITLAMQRGYFQGFALGLGTCVGDLIYAVLALAGMTVLLQYESVRWVLWIGGSALLIYFAAKMIYSAIHHEAQLAATAEVGQNSHRKEFFRGIFLAMSSPSAILWFAAVGGTLIARSGGGGPLSSALFLGGFLCAGLLWSAGLCFAASHGGKLLGDKLLRYSYMASAAIFCYFAVYVIVSGYNEFVGSGAVEQLHSL; translated from the coding sequence ATGGAATTCACCAGCGGCTTCTTGCTGAGCCTTTCGCTGTGCCTGGACATTGGCGTGGCCAACATCGCAATGATCACTTTGGCGATGCAGCGTGGTTACTTTCAGGGCTTCGCGCTCGGCCTCGGCACCTGCGTTGGTGATCTGATTTATGCGGTGCTGGCGCTGGCCGGGATGACCGTTTTGCTGCAATACGAAAGCGTGCGCTGGGTCCTGTGGATCGGCGGTTCGGCGCTGCTGATCTACTTTGCGGCGAAGATGATTTATTCGGCGATCCATCACGAGGCGCAGTTGGCGGCGACGGCCGAAGTGGGGCAGAACTCCCATCGCAAGGAGTTCTTTCGCGGGATCTTCCTCGCGATGTCCTCACCGAGCGCAATCCTCTGGTTCGCCGCCGTCGGTGGCACGCTGATCGCCCGTTCCGGTGGCGGTGGCCCCCTAAGTTCGGCGTTGTTCCTTGGTGGTTTTCTCTGCGCGGGGCTGCTGTGGTCGGCCGGTTTGTGCTTCGCCGCGAGCCACGGCGGCAAGCTGTTGGGTGACAAGCTGTTGCGCTATTCCTACATGGCATCTGCGGCGATCTTCTGCTATTTCGCGGTGTACGTGATCGTATCGGGTTATAACGAGTTTGTCGGGTCCGGTGCCGTCGAGCAGTTGCATTCGCTGTAA
- the alaC gene encoding alanine transaminase has protein sequence MAEQGSPRRFARIDRLPPYVFNITAELKMAARRRGEDIIDLSMGNPDGATPPHIVEKLVQVAQREDTHGYSTSKGIPRLRRAISNWYKQRYEVDIDPESEAIVTIGSKEGLAHLMLATLDQGDTVLVPNPSYPIHIYGAVIAGAQVRSVPLVPGVDFFAELERAIRGSIPKPKMMILGFPSNPTAQCVELDFFERVIALAKQYDVLVIHDLAYADIVYDGWKAPSIMQVPGAKDIAVEFFTLSKSYNMAGWRIGFMVGNPELVNALARIKSYHDYGTFTPLQVAAIAALEGDQQCVRDIAEQYRQRRNVLVKGLHELGWMVENPKASMYVWAKIPEAYAHLGSLEFAKKLLAEAKVCVSPGVGFGEYGDDHVRFALIENQDRIRQAVRGIRGMFRADGLVTK, from the coding sequence ATGGCCGAACAAGGTTCGCCGCGCCGCTTTGCGCGCATAGATCGACTCCCCCCTTACGTTTTCAACATCACCGCCGAGCTGAAGATGGCCGCGCGGCGTCGTGGTGAAGACATCATCGACTTGAGCATGGGCAACCCCGATGGGGCCACGCCGCCGCACATTGTCGAAAAACTCGTACAAGTCGCTCAACGCGAAGACACCCACGGTTATTCCACGTCCAAGGGCATTCCACGCCTGCGCCGGGCGATTTCCAACTGGTACAAGCAACGCTACGAGGTCGACATCGACCCGGAAAGCGAAGCCATCGTCACCATCGGTTCCAAGGAAGGCCTGGCGCATTTGATGCTGGCGACCCTGGATCAGGGCGATACGGTGCTGGTGCCAAACCCGAGTTATCCGATTCACATTTACGGTGCGGTGATTGCCGGCGCGCAGGTGCGTTCGGTGCCGCTGGTGCCCGGTGTAGACTTCTTCGCCGAGCTGGAACGAGCGATTCGCGGCTCGATCCCGAAGCCGAAAATGATGATCCTCGGCTTCCCGTCCAACCCCACCGCGCAGTGCGTGGAGCTGGATTTCTTCGAACGGGTGATCGCCCTCGCCAAGCAATACGACGTGCTGGTGATTCATGATCTGGCCTACGCTGACATCGTCTACGACGGCTGGAAAGCCCCGTCGATCATGCAGGTGCCGGGCGCCAAGGACATCGCGGTGGAATTTTTCACCCTGTCCAAGAGCTACAACATGGCCGGCTGGCGCATCGGCTTCATGGTCGGTAATCCGGAACTGGTCAACGCTCTGGCGCGGATCAAGAGCTATCACGACTACGGCACCTTCACCCCGCTGCAAGTCGCGGCGATTGCTGCGTTGGAAGGCGATCAACAGTGCGTGCGCGATATCGCCGAGCAATATCGTCAGCGCCGCAACGTGCTGGTCAAAGGCCTGCATGAGCTGGGTTGGATGGTCGAGAATCCAAAGGCGTCGATGTATGTCTGGGCGAAGATTCCCGAGGCGTATGCGCATCTGGGTTCGCTGGAGTTCGCCAAGAAGCTGCTGGCCGAGGCCAAGGTCTGCGTCTCGCCGGGGGTGGGTTTTGGTGAGTATGGCGACGATCACGTGCGTTTTGCGCTGATCGAAAACCAGGACCGGATTCGTCAGGCCGTGCGCGGGATTCGCGGGATGTTCCGGGCGGATGGCTTAGTTACCAAATAA
- a CDS encoding GntP family permease → MFGMSHDAYLLLDAVVTVIGLIILITKFKIHPFISLTIAAAFLGLTSGMPIGTIIKAFQDGFGGVLGFVGIILALGTMLGKMMAESGGADQIAQTLIRAFGKDKVQWAMMFAAFLVGIPLFFEIGFVLLIPLVFIVARRTGVSIIKIGIPLLAGLSAVHGLVPPHPGPLLAIGVFGADIGKTILYGLIVALPTAIIAGPIFGTFIAKHIPGHPNQELVDQLARENDDSAKLPSFSITLITVLLPVFLMLLKTFADVALPDGHFFRTWMDMIGHPISALLLALLLSLYTFGHKQGIGSQQMLKWLDASLAPTAAIILIIGAGGGFKQMLVTSGVGDVIGHMAVSAQISPILLAWLVAAVIRIATGSATVATITGAGIVVPVVGMIPGVNRELLVLATGAGSLILSHVNDAGFWLVKQYFNMTVAETFKTWTAMETILSIVALGFILLLSLFV, encoded by the coding sequence ATGTTTGGCATGTCCCACGACGCCTACCTGCTGCTCGATGCAGTAGTGACGGTGATCGGACTTATCATCCTGATCACCAAGTTCAAGATTCATCCATTTATCTCCCTGACCATCGCGGCCGCGTTCCTCGGCCTGACGTCCGGCATGCCGATCGGCACGATCATCAAGGCGTTCCAGGACGGCTTCGGTGGCGTGCTCGGTTTCGTCGGCATCATCCTCGCGCTGGGCACCATGCTCGGCAAAATGATGGCTGAGTCTGGCGGTGCCGATCAGATCGCGCAGACCCTGATTCGCGCGTTCGGTAAAGACAAAGTCCAGTGGGCGATGATGTTCGCCGCGTTTCTGGTGGGCATTCCGTTGTTCTTCGAAATCGGCTTTGTCCTGCTGATTCCGCTGGTGTTCATCGTCGCGCGCCGCACCGGTGTGTCGATCATCAAGATCGGTATCCCGCTGCTCGCCGGTCTGTCTGCCGTGCACGGTCTGGTGCCACCGCACCCGGGCCCGCTGCTGGCCATCGGCGTGTTCGGCGCCGACATCGGCAAGACCATTCTGTACGGTCTGATCGTCGCGCTGCCGACGGCAATTATCGCCGGTCCGATCTTCGGTACGTTCATCGCCAAGCACATTCCCGGTCATCCGAACCAGGAACTGGTCGATCAACTGGCCCGTGAAAACGATGACTCGGCGAAACTGCCGAGCTTCAGCATCACCCTGATCACCGTGCTGCTGCCGGTGTTCCTGATGCTGCTGAAAACCTTTGCTGACGTGGCGCTGCCGGACGGTCATTTCTTCCGCACCTGGATGGACATGATCGGTCACCCGATCTCGGCACTGCTGCTGGCGTTGCTGCTGTCGCTGTACACCTTTGGCCACAAACAGGGCATCGGTTCTCAGCAGATGCTCAAGTGGCTCGACGCGAGCCTGGCGCCGACCGCCGCGATCATTCTGATCATCGGTGCCGGCGGCGGCTTCAAGCAGATGCTAGTTACCAGCGGCGTGGGCGACGTGATCGGCCACATGGCGGTCAGCGCGCAGATCTCGCCGATTCTGTTGGCTTGGCTGGTAGCTGCGGTGATCCGCATTGCAACCGGTTCGGCGACCGTTGCGACCATTACCGGTGCAGGCATTGTGGTGCCGGTGGTGGGGATGATTCCGGGCGTCAACCGTGAGCTGCTGGTGCTCGCGACGGGTGCCGGTTCGCTGATCCTGTCCCACGTCAACGACGCCGGTTTCTGGTTGGTGAAGCAGTACTTCAACATGACCGTCGCTGAAACCTTCAAGACCTGGACCGCGATGGAAACCATCCTCTCCATCGTCGCGTTGGGCTTTATCCTGCTGTTGTCGCTGTTCGTGTAA
- a CDS encoding gluconokinase, which yields MSHPITALVIMGVAGCGKTCVSEALCQLSGATAIEGDTFHPAANIEKMSAGIPLNDDDRAGWLDSLCDELRRVDALGEHPVLTCSALKHSYREVLRSALPGLGFVFLELTPEVAADRVSHRPGHFMPATLIESQFATLESPKGEPLTLALNASIHSVEELASQAHVWWQAHGLKQAV from the coding sequence ATGAGTCATCCCATCACCGCCCTGGTCATCATGGGCGTTGCCGGTTGCGGCAAGACGTGCGTCAGCGAGGCCCTGTGCCAATTGAGCGGCGCCACTGCCATTGAAGGCGATACTTTCCATCCGGCCGCGAACATCGAAAAGATGAGCGCGGGGATCCCCCTGAACGACGACGACCGTGCCGGCTGGCTCGACAGCCTGTGCGATGAACTGCGTCGCGTCGATGCGCTGGGCGAACACCCGGTGCTGACCTGCTCGGCCCTTAAACACAGTTATCGCGAAGTGTTGCGCAGCGCCTTGCCGGGCCTGGGCTTCGTGTTTCTTGAGCTGACCCCTGAAGTCGCGGCCGACCGCGTGTCCCATCGTCCGGGCCACTTCATGCCGGCCACGTTGATCGAAAGCCAGTTCGCCACCCTCGAATCGCCTAAAGGCGAGCCGTTGACCCTGGCGTTGAATGCCTCGATCCACAGCGTTGAAGAACTGGCGTCCCAGGCTCATGTCTGGTGGCAGGCCCACGGTTTGAAGCAGGCGGTATGA
- a CDS encoding LacI family DNA-binding transcriptional regulator, with translation MTTPKNDKNTRTTGRPTLNEVARLAGVSPITASRALRGVSTVATELVEKVQKAASELNYVVNPAARALASAQSHSVVVLVPSLSNLLFIDTLEAIHRVLTPKGFEVLIGNFHYSRDEEENLLRNYMAYQPRGFLLTGFDRTESSRRMLEASNIPCVYMMELDSAAGVNCVGFSQLSAGETAAEHLLSRGRKRLAYIGAQLDQRTLLRGEGFRKALQKAGKYDPDLEVLTPRSSSVGLGGELFLQLLAAHPDVDAIFFGNDDLAQGALLEALRIGIKIPEQVAILGFNDLPMSEHMVPRLSSINTPREAIGRRAAEQMLTLMAGNSVARPVEDMGFELKIREST, from the coding sequence ATGACCACCCCTAAAAACGATAAAAATACCCGCACCACCGGCCGTCCCACCCTGAATGAAGTTGCCCGTTTGGCCGGCGTCAGCCCGATTACCGCCTCGCGCGCCTTGCGCGGGGTCAGCACCGTGGCCACTGAACTTGTGGAGAAAGTGCAAAAAGCCGCCAGTGAACTCAACTACGTGGTCAACCCCGCCGCCCGCGCTTTGGCCTCGGCGCAGAGCCATTCGGTGGTGGTTCTGGTGCCCTCGTTATCCAACCTCTTGTTCATCGATACGCTGGAAGCCATCCATCGGGTGTTGACGCCCAAGGGCTTCGAAGTGCTGATCGGCAACTTCCACTACTCGCGCGATGAAGAAGAAAACCTGTTGCGCAACTACATGGCTTATCAGCCACGCGGCTTTCTGCTGACCGGGTTTGATCGCACCGAAAGTTCGCGACGAATGCTCGAGGCCAGCAATATTCCCTGCGTCTACATGATGGAACTGGACAGTGCGGCAGGGGTGAATTGCGTGGGATTCTCGCAACTCAGTGCCGGTGAAACCGCGGCCGAGCATTTGCTTTCTCGCGGGCGCAAGCGTCTGGCTTATATAGGCGCACAACTCGATCAGCGCACATTGCTGCGCGGCGAAGGTTTCCGCAAAGCCCTGCAGAAGGCCGGCAAGTACGACCCGGATCTGGAAGTGCTGACACCGCGCTCCTCTTCAGTTGGTTTAGGCGGTGAGTTGTTCCTGCAATTGCTCGCGGCGCATCCGGATGTCGATGCGATCTTCTTTGGTAACGACGACCTGGCGCAGGGCGCACTGCTCGAAGCGCTGCGTATCGGGATCAAGATTCCCGAGCAAGTGGCGATTCTCGGCTTCAACGATCTGCCGATGTCCGAGCACATGGTGCCGCGCCTGAGCAGCATCAACACCCCGCGCGAGGCGATCGGCCGGCGCGCAGCCGAGCAGATGCTGACATTGATGGCCGGCAACAGCGTGGCGCGGCCGGTGGAAGACATGGGCTTCGAACTGAAAATCCGCGAAAGCACCTGA
- a CDS encoding LysR family transcriptional regulator yields the protein MNFNSDSIELFLAVIERGSFSAAARALGKVPSAVSMGIGNLEAELGYPLFDRSHREPQPTAMALSLVPHARLIAEQLKQLRVHAVELSLGLESKLSIGVVADIDRRRLLAAIKVMTERHPLLDIEVLTAPQDDVLAMLHSGRVSVCLAFAGLSVNVLEQFQFVGSERMIATLAADSPLLQGKGLFLEDLVHVRQIFVASRDLPISDTRPLVAQSHWRTDSLETAMEMVEAGLGWGNFPLSVVQPWLDSGRLKRLNFRNIENGLVLPVHAVWLKSQPLQKGALALVELLSH from the coding sequence GTGAATTTCAACAGCGACAGCATCGAACTGTTCCTCGCGGTGATAGAGCGCGGCTCGTTTTCCGCCGCTGCCCGTGCGCTGGGCAAAGTCCCGTCGGCAGTGAGCATGGGCATCGGCAATCTTGAGGCGGAACTCGGTTATCCGTTGTTCGACCGTAGCCACCGCGAACCGCAGCCGACGGCGATGGCATTGTCATTGGTGCCGCATGCGCGGCTGATCGCCGAGCAACTCAAGCAATTGCGGGTGCACGCGGTGGAGTTGTCGTTGGGCCTGGAGAGCAAGCTGTCGATCGGTGTGGTGGCGGACATCGACCGTCGGCGCTTGCTGGCGGCGATCAAGGTGATGACCGAGCGCCATCCGCTGCTCGACATCGAAGTGCTGACTGCACCGCAGGATGACGTGCTGGCGATGCTGCACAGTGGCCGTGTCAGCGTGTGCCTGGCGTTTGCCGGGTTGAGCGTGAACGTGCTGGAGCAGTTTCAGTTTGTCGGCAGCGAGCGAATGATCGCCACACTGGCGGCGGACAGTCCGTTGTTGCAGGGGAAGGGTTTGTTTTTGGAGGATCTGGTGCACGTCCGGCAGATCTTCGTCGCCAGCCGTGATTTGCCGATCAGCGATACACGGCCGCTGGTGGCGCAATCGCACTGGCGCACCGACAGCCTTGAGACGGCGATGGAAATGGTCGAGGCGGGATTGGGCTGGGGCAACTTCCCACTGTCGGTGGTGCAGCCGTGGCTGGACAGCGGCCGCTTGAAACGGCTGAATTTTCGCAACATCGAAAACGGCCTGGTGCTGCCGGTGCATGCCGTATGGCTCAAGAGCCAGCCGCTCCAGAAGGGCGCATTGGCACTGGTTGAATTACTCAGCCATTAG
- a CDS encoding PACE efflux transporter produces the protein MQGVKRKLVYVSLYEVIGMTFSALGLALLSGTSPGSTGPLAVIITTIAVTWNFIYTSLFEHWESRQPSRTRTVKRRIAHAIGFQLTLIVFLIPLIAWWMNISLVQAFLLDLALIIFIPCYTFAFNWLFDRVFGLPASALPDSTAAA, from the coding sequence ATGCAAGGCGTCAAACGCAAACTGGTCTACGTGTCGCTCTACGAAGTGATCGGCATGACCTTCTCCGCCCTCGGCCTGGCGTTGTTGTCCGGGACGTCACCGGGCAGCACCGGGCCATTGGCGGTGATCATCACCACCATCGCCGTGACCTGGAATTTCATTTACACCTCGCTGTTCGAGCACTGGGAAAGCCGTCAACCGTCGCGCACCCGCACAGTGAAACGGCGGATTGCCCACGCCATCGGGTTTCAACTGACGCTGATCGTGTTCCTCATTCCGTTGATCGCCTGGTGGATGAACATCAGTCTGGTGCAGGCATTTCTGTTGGATCTGGCGCTGATCATCTTCATTCCTTGCTACACGTTTGCCTTCAACTGGCTGTTTGATCGAGTGTTCGGCTTGCCAGCCTCAGCGCTACCGGATTCGACCGCTGCGGCATAA
- a CDS encoding MFS transporter: protein MTAHAPAAAQSDGIDPIRAAQVSARIDRLPAVATIWRLVALLSIGGFFELYDLFQTAYISPGLIRDGIFATGNQGVFGFSDQAAFASATFLGLFLGASLLSPLADRFGRRAIFTFALVWYTVATVLMGIQSSALGIICMRFLVGIGLGIELVTIDAYLSELVPKRMRSSAFAFAFFVQFLSVPAVALMSWWLVPQAPFGVSGWRWVVLASAVFALFIWWLRKRLPESPRWLAQHGRFDEANRILDGIEARCEKDHGKPLDAPEAVPVDVEGKGRFADIWQPPYRRRALMLIVFHIFQAIGFFGFGNWLPALLSGQGVSVTHSLMYAFIITLAYPLGPLLFVKFANRFENKWQIVGSALGAMTFGTLFALQTSAFGLIFCGVMITFCNAWLSFSYHSYQSELFPTNIRARAVGFCYSFSRLSTVFSSLLIGLFLDNFGTPGVLAFIVSSMLIVMLTIGYFGPRTRNLALENIAHR, encoded by the coding sequence ATGACTGCTCACGCCCCCGCCGCCGCGCAAAGCGACGGCATCGACCCGATTCGCGCCGCCCAGGTGTCCGCCCGCATCGACCGCCTCCCGGCTGTCGCGACGATCTGGCGACTGGTGGCGCTGCTGTCGATCGGTGGATTTTTCGAACTCTACGACCTGTTCCAGACCGCCTATATCAGCCCCGGTCTGATCCGCGACGGCATCTTCGCCACCGGCAATCAGGGTGTGTTCGGTTTCTCCGATCAGGCAGCTTTTGCCTCGGCGACCTTCCTAGGCCTGTTCCTCGGCGCCAGTCTGCTCAGCCCGTTGGCGGATCGCTTTGGCCGCCGCGCCATCTTTACCTTCGCGCTGGTCTGGTACACGGTCGCAACGGTGCTGATGGGCATTCAGAGTTCGGCATTGGGGATCATCTGCATGCGTTTTCTGGTGGGCATCGGTCTGGGCATCGAACTGGTGACCATCGACGCCTACCTCTCGGAACTGGTGCCCAAGCGCATGCGCAGCTCGGCGTTTGCCTTCGCGTTTTTCGTGCAGTTCCTGTCGGTACCGGCGGTGGCGTTGATGTCGTGGTGGCTGGTACCGCAGGCGCCGTTCGGCGTCAGTGGCTGGCGCTGGGTGGTGTTGGCCAGCGCGGTGTTTGCGCTGTTCATCTGGTGGTTGCGCAAGCGTCTGCCGGAGTCGCCGCGCTGGCTCGCTCAGCATGGCCGTTTCGATGAGGCCAATCGGATTCTCGACGGCATTGAAGCTCGTTGCGAGAAAGATCACGGTAAACCGCTGGATGCCCCCGAGGCCGTCCCCGTGGACGTTGAAGGCAAGGGCCGTTTCGCCGACATCTGGCAGCCGCCCTATCGCCGGCGAGCGCTGATGCTGATCGTCTTCCACATCTTCCAGGCCATCGGTTTCTTCGGCTTCGGCAACTGGCTGCCGGCGCTGCTTTCCGGCCAGGGCGTCAGCGTTACTCACAGCCTGATGTACGCCTTCATCATCACTCTCGCCTACCCGCTCGGGCCGTTGCTGTTCGTGAAGTTCGCCAACCGTTTCGAGAACAAATGGCAGATTGTCGGCTCGGCCCTTGGCGCCATGACCTTCGGTACTTTGTTTGCCCTGCAGACCAGTGCGTTCGGACTGATCTTCTGTGGGGTGATGATCACCTTCTGCAACGCCTGGCTGAGCTTCAGTTATCACTCCTACCAGAGCGAATTGTTCCCGACCAATATCCGCGCCCGGGCGGTGGGTTTCTGCTATTCGTTCAGTCGCTTGTCGACGGTATTCAGCAGTCTGTTGATCGGCCTGTTTCTCGACAATTTCGGTACGCCCGGGGTGTTGGCGTTCATTGTCAGCAGCATGTTGATCGTGATGCTGACCATCGGCTACTTCGGCCCGCGCACGCGCAATCTGGCGCTGGAGAACATTGCCCATCGCTGA